In one Butyrivibrio proteoclasticus B316 genomic region, the following are encoded:
- a CDS encoding Hpt domain-containing protein, producing the protein MDAGFKAELIEWGVDWDEILDRFMGNEDLIARFMFKFLKDQNMNDLTKFLEEGNVSEAFKAVHTLKGVGANLGLKGFLTPVCELTEVLRAGSMEGYEPLYAQIKPKYDELIAILEKYQS; encoded by the coding sequence ATGGATGCTGGATTCAAGGCCGAGCTAATTGAATGGGGTGTCGATTGGGACGAGATACTGGACAGATTTATGGGCAATGAGGATCTTATTGCCAGATTTATGTTCAAGTTTCTCAAGGATCAGAATATGAATGATCTGACCAAATTCCTTGAGGAAGGCAATGTTTCAGAAGCCTTTAAGGCTGTGCATACGCTCAAGGGTGTGGGCGCCAATCTTGGACTAAAGGGGTTCCTTACACCGGTTTGTGAGCTCACTGAGGTCTTAAGAGCTGGTTCGATGGAAGGCTACGAGCCCTTATATGCGCAGATCAAACCCAAATATGATGAGCTTATAGCGATACTTGAAAAATATCAATCATAA